In the Syntrophorhabdaceae bacterium genome, one interval contains:
- a CDS encoding Glu/Leu/Phe/Val dehydrogenase dimerization domain-containing protein, giving the protein MEEMTVKTKLERYEKEPPLAVFHWNDSETEARGWVVINSLRGNSCGGGTRMRKGCTEQEVLALAKTMEIKFTVSGPPIGGAKSGIDFDPADPRKRGVLERWYRCIKPLLKEYYGTGGDMNVDSNTEVIPATRACGILDPQEGAIRGHYHPDDDQMKVKIEQMGRGVRLPVTDATLAPPGNRVFETADLVTGWGVAESVRHFYDIYGGTIKGKRAIIQGFGNVAAPAAYYLAQSGARIVGIIDKVGGIIEPQGISLDEVVHLMTARTGNFLISPGLMSYDEANQKIWSTGAEIFIPAAASRLVTQGQVDELLAHGLEVISAGANVPFADQAIFYGSIAQFADARAAVIPDFIANCGMARTFCYLQGDNVVMSDRAIFDDVSKTVRIALEKTCKRNPSRVRLTETALAVALDRM; this is encoded by the coding sequence ATGGAAGAGATGACGGTGAAAACGAAACTGGAGAGATACGAGAAAGAACCGCCGCTTGCGGTCTTTCATTGGAACGACAGCGAAACTGAGGCACGGGGCTGGGTGGTCATCAACTCATTGAGAGGAAACTCCTGCGGCGGGGGCACGAGGATGCGCAAGGGCTGTACCGAGCAGGAAGTCCTGGCACTCGCCAAAACCATGGAGATCAAGTTTACGGTCAGCGGTCCTCCCATAGGAGGAGCCAAGTCCGGCATCGATTTCGATCCCGCAGACCCTCGCAAGCGAGGCGTTCTCGAACGCTGGTATCGATGCATCAAACCGTTGTTGAAAGAGTACTATGGAACCGGCGGCGACATGAATGTGGACTCAAACACTGAAGTCATACCTGCAACCCGCGCCTGCGGCATCCTCGACCCTCAAGAAGGGGCGATCAGAGGGCACTACCATCCGGACGACGACCAGATGAAGGTTAAGATCGAGCAGATGGGTCGCGGGGTTCGCCTTCCTGTCACCGATGCGACTTTAGCTCCCCCCGGGAACCGGGTCTTTGAGACGGCCGACCTGGTCACAGGCTGGGGTGTTGCTGAGTCGGTGCGCCATTTCTATGATATATACGGCGGCACCATCAAAGGGAAGAGGGCCATAATCCAGGGCTTCGGAAACGTTGCCGCCCCGGCAGCATACTATCTTGCGCAAAGCGGCGCCCGCATCGTCGGAATAATTGACAAAGTCGGCGGCATCATTGAGCCTCAGGGCATCTCACTCGATGAGGTAGTACACCTTATGACGGCACGAACAGGTAACTTCCTTATCTCACCAGGTCTTATGAGCTATGATGAGGCAAACCAAAAGATCTGGTCCACCGGCGCCGAAATCTTCATACCCGCGGCCGCATCCCGGCTCGTAACCCAGGGCCAGGTGGACGAACTTCTGGCGCACGGTCTCGAGGTCATCTCAGCCGGAGCGAATGTGCCCTTCGCCGACCAGGCTATCTTCTACGGGTCCATCGCTCAATTTGCAGACGCTCGCGCGGCCGTCATCCCCGACTTCATCGCAAACTGCGGCATGGCAAGGACCTTCTGCTACCTCCAGGGAGACAATGTGGTGATGTCGGACCGGGCGATCTTCGATGACGTGAGCAAAACCGTGAGAATCGCCCTCGAGAAGACCTGCAAACGTAACCCCTCAAGGGTACGCCTGACCGAGACTGCGCTGGCAGTAGCTCTTGATAGAATGTGA
- a CDS encoding ABC transporter ATP-binding protein, with translation SLKGAALEDYRRGIQAVLQNPYASLNGRMRIWRIVGEPLIVRGERLSAVKKKVDELLDLVMLPACGDRFPHEMSAGQRQQVAIARALSINPKFIVLDEPTSLLDVSAQASILNMIVALQKKFFLTYLFISHNLAVVRFVSNRVGVMYCGKLVELADSEALYSNPLHPYTNALLSSIPDPDPESDKKEMVLEGDVVSPIDPPPGCRFYLRCSERMDLCREAEPTLLQAGQRHLVACHLRKASP, from the coding sequence TCCTTGAAGGGCGCGGCGCTTGAGGACTACCGCAGGGGCATCCAGGCCGTTCTTCAGAACCCTTACGCTTCCTTGAACGGGCGGATGAGGATCTGGCGCATCGTGGGCGAACCGCTCATCGTACGGGGAGAGCGGCTGAGCGCGGTCAAGAAAAAGGTAGATGAACTCCTGGATCTTGTCATGCTCCCTGCCTGTGGGGACCGTTTCCCGCACGAGATGAGCGCCGGACAGAGGCAGCAGGTGGCCATAGCGCGGGCACTTTCCATCAATCCGAAATTCATTGTGCTCGACGAGCCCACATCGCTCCTCGACGTCTCAGCCCAGGCCTCGATCCTCAACATGATCGTGGCACTCCAGAAGAAATTTTTTCTCACCTACCTGTTTATTTCCCACAACCTTGCGGTGGTCCGCTTTGTGAGCAATCGGGTAGGCGTCATGTACTGCGGGAAGCTCGTAGAACTGGCCGACAGCGAGGCACTTTATTCCAACCCCCTGCATCCGTACACCAACGCCCTGCTTTCATCCATCCCTGATCCAGATCCCGAGTCGGACAAGAAGGAGATGGTTCTCGAAGGGGATGTGGTAAGCCCAATCGACCCGCCGCCAGGCTGTCGATTCTATCTTCGCTGCAGTGAACGCATGGACCTGTGCAGGGAAGCTGAACCTACTCTGCTCCAAGCGGGACAGCGCCACCTCGTGGCGTGTCACCTGCGCAAAGCTAGCCCTTAG